The Verrucomicrobiia bacterium genomic sequence AAGAGGTCCTGTGTATCGAGACAGGCGAAATGGTAACCCCCAAGAAGGCAGATGCCATTCTACAGGCCACCCTGGATTTACCCAAGAGGTTGAGGAGAAAACTCCCAAAGTCGTTCCGAACCAATGTTAAGGCTTGGTTGGGAAGTGCAAAACACAGCCGGTGACCCGCTCCTTCTTTCGATCACATGGAACCACATCGTCTACTGATTATCAGCAAGTACTACCCCAAGTACTTGAAGACTTTTTATGACAAGCGTCCGGAATTGGCTGCGGAGCCTTATGCTATTCAGCACACCGCCCTCATGGGAGACTGTTTTCGTTGGGCGGATTTCATTTCGCAGGAGTTACACCGTCTCGGCCACGAAGCTACGGATGTTGTCGCCAATGCGGAACCAATGCAGAAGGCGTGGGCCCGTGAAAATGGTATCGGCGATGGTGATGAACCATGGATACTTCCCATCCTATTTGCCCAAATTCGTAGCATTCGCCCGGACGTTTTGCTTGTGGGTGAATGGCACCCGGAATTCGGGCCTGACTTCGTCAAGCACTGTCGCAACATCTGCCCAGCGATCAAGCTGGTCATTGGCTGGTGCGGGGAGGCGCATCCTGATGCCGCATATTTCCGAGAGCATGACTTGGCGTTAAGCTGCGCTCCCGACACGGTTGAGGACTTGGACCGTCAAGGCATCCGGGCCGTGCATTTGAATCATGCGTTCGAGCCTCGCATCCTGGGTCGCCTGCAGAACCGATCAAACATATCACGCCCGGGAGCCGAAATTGGTTTCATCGGACAAGTTGAGCACGGAGAGGCATTCCACAATCGGCGAGCCATTCTCCTCGACGCTCTCGCTACCAGGCTGAGCATCGAGCTGTATGGTGATGTCGCCGAAGTTAGGTCGTTCCCCGTTGCCCCCGGCATGAAGAGGAAACGCGAGCTTTACTTCAATTTACTGGAACATCTTGATCGCACAGGCATGAAATTCGTGATGCCCTATCTTCCCAAGCACCAAGCCTATTTGGAGAATCAGAATCACGAGAAGCTGCGCCAGGTGTTCGCGCGTCTACACCAGATGGCAAAGCCCCCGGTATTTGGACTGGAGATGTTTGGCTTGCTGGCTCAGTTGAAAGTGAGCTTGAACGCCCACGGCCCATCTCGGTATGCGTCAAACATGCGGCTTTACGAAGCAACCGGTGTGGGCGCATGTCTGCTAACGGATCTGAAGCCCAACCTTCACACAATATTCGAGCCCGACACCGAAGTGGTAACATACAACTCAACAGAGGAATGCATCGAGAAAGCGCAATACCTGCTCGACCACGAATCAAAACGGAGGGAAATTGGCGCGAATGGGCAGAGAAGGACATTGCGCGACCACACCTTCACTCAGCGTGCCGGCCAGTTGCACGAGATTATCTCACAGGCCCTTCGTAGACACCCGATCACCGCCACTGCATAGCCCTTTTGCTGGAACGAACCTGGTGGGAGTGGAATATAGAATGGATTCACACGCATATCGAATTGTTCGAGGATATCGAACAGCGGCGCGCCGGTATTCGCTGGCAACAACGAAACGTTGCACTGTAGCTTTCCTCTGCTGGGTTGCGACAGCCACGGGGTCAGAATTCCACGTCTCCCCATCCGGGTGCGATACAAACCTTGGCACTCTGGACAAGCCTTTCGCCACATTGGAACGCGCTCGCGATGCGATTCGCCAACTGAAAAAGTCCTCCGACCCTCCCCCCGGAGCTTTTATGGTGCAAATCCATGGTGGCGTCTATTCGCTCACCAATTCATTCGCTCTTGCCCGTGAGGACTCCGGCACCCGGGAGTCTCCCATCGTTTACTGCGGGTTTGGCAGCGAACAGGCGAAGTTCATCGGCGGAAAGGAATTGACCGGTTTCAAACCGGTGCAGAGTCCCTCCATTCTTCAACTCCTCCCACCTCCGGCCCGAACGAATGTGCTGCAGGTCGAATTACCGGCACTTGGCATAACTGATTATGGAGAATTACCATTTGATTCGTTCGAATTGTTCTTCAATGACAAACCAATGACGTTGGCGCGCTGGCCAAATGACGGATGGACGCAAATCGCCGCCATACCAGCGGGTGAGAAAGGCCCCACTATCCAATACGCCAATGATCGGATCAGTGTGTGGGCTCGACCGGCGGAAGTTTGGATGCATGGTTATTGGGGCCGGGACTGGGCCGATCAGTACCTCCATGTTCGGTCGATTGACCCGGAGAAACGGTTGATCACCATTGCCAACCCACAGAGTCAATACGGTTACCATGTGGGAGCGCGTTATTATGCACTGAACGTGCTGGAAGAATTGGACGAGCCTGGCGAATGGTATCTGGATCGCAAAACGGGGATTCTATATTTCTGGCCGCCATCAACTGCCTTACAAGGTAAGGCGATCGGGTCCGTCCTGAAGGAACCACTGTTCCTCCTTCGCAACACTTCATTCGTGACCATTTCCAACCTCACGTTCTCCTGTGCACGCGGACCGGCCGTGCAAGTGATTGGCGGATTTCGCAGCCTCGTGGCGCGTTGTCGGTTCCAAAATCTGGGTGGGGTCGCCGTCGCCTTGGGCAATGCTGCAAGAAATACTTGGGGACTCCTCTACAGCTCATCGACATACGACGGCAATTGCGGGTCCAACAATGGAATTGAAGACTGTGACATCTTCGACACTGGTGCCGGCGCCCTGATCATCGGCGGTGGCAACCGTCTAACGCTCACACCCGGGAATAACTTTGCCAGTCGCAACATCATTGCTCGCTTTAATCGAATCAAGAGAACCATGTCCCCCGGGATCCATGTGTTTGGGGTCGGCAACCGGGTGGATCACAACCTGATCTATGA encodes the following:
- a CDS encoding right-handed parallel beta-helix repeat-containing protein; the encoded protein is MVQIHGGVYSLTNSFALAREDSGTRESPIVYCGFGSEQAKFIGGKELTGFKPVQSPSILQLLPPPARTNVLQVELPALGITDYGELPFDSFELFFNDKPMTLARWPNDGWTQIAAIPAGEKGPTIQYANDRISVWARPAEVWMHGYWGRDWADQYLHVRSIDPEKRLITIANPQSQYGYHVGARYYALNVLEELDEPGEWYLDRKTGILYFWPPSTALQGKAIGSVLKEPLFLLRNTSFVTISNLTFSCARGPAVQVIGGFRSLVARCRFQNLGGVAVALGNAARNTWGLLYSSSTYDGNCGSNNGIEDCDIFDTGAGALIIGGGNRLTLTPGNNFASRNIIARFNRIKRTMSPGIHVFGVGNRVDHNLIYEAPNAAIFLSGNDHEIEFNEIHDVCLETSDAGAIYMGRNLSERGNIFRHNLLHDIPQVGIFLDDFAGGATVFGNIFDKVNTGVQVSSGSANHVEGNLFTSCNRAVGFLDPVINMEILTRRLEEVHATRPPYTARYPELRRYTYDDLIRARGTKFTHNVVVGGTAFTLDCSFARQLDLCNNLTNLASASVGSTNNYTIPQQAESLGWNGQLDVPVAQIGPGRKPPP
- a CDS encoding glycosyltransferase, which encodes MEPHRLLIISKYYPKYLKTFYDKRPELAAEPYAIQHTALMGDCFRWADFISQELHRLGHEATDVVANAEPMQKAWARENGIGDGDEPWILPILFAQIRSIRPDVLLVGEWHPEFGPDFVKHCRNICPAIKLVIGWCGEAHPDAAYFREHDLALSCAPDTVEDLDRQGIRAVHLNHAFEPRILGRLQNRSNISRPGAEIGFIGQVEHGEAFHNRRAILLDALATRLSIELYGDVAEVRSFPVAPGMKRKRELYFNLLEHLDRTGMKFVMPYLPKHQAYLENQNHEKLRQVFARLHQMAKPPVFGLEMFGLLAQLKVSLNAHGPSRYASNMRLYEATGVGACLLTDLKPNLHTIFEPDTEVVTYNSTEECIEKAQYLLDHESKRREIGANGQRRTLRDHTFTQRAGQLHEIISQALRRHPITATA